From a single Lytechinus variegatus isolate NC3 chromosome 9, Lvar_3.0, whole genome shotgun sequence genomic region:
- the LOC121421358 gene encoding vesicular glutamate transporter 1-like — protein MYLYEQLYETPTRLTQKKEDKSSLIADEANGPFEFTSDGNVVNAGDSGENGTSRQSFQFHHNTYGYGSRRRCPGNCDCCPTCCTWIPKRYVVAIMSCIGFLISFGIRCNLGVAIVDMVNNETVHFGGVAQIHEPEFSWSVKTIGAMHGSFFWGYIITQVPGGFLAARFPANRIFATAICISSILNLFIPLACHVSPMMVIAIRMLQGFVEGVEYPACHGMWSKWAPPLERSKLATIAFSGSYAGAVIGMPIAGILTDYAGWPAVFYVFGAMGIIWYVFFMWIVHETPAKHPTISKEERNYIEESIGEGRGLVAQRITVRNVPWKKFFTSMPVYAIIVANFCRSWTFYLLLTSQPSYFEQVFDYAISKVGFISALPHLVMAIIVPFGGQLADFLRRRQYMSTTMVRKVFNCGGFGGEAIFLLVTAYSRGRMLAIISLCLAVGSSGFAISGFNVNHLDIAPRYASILMGISNAVGTLSGIICPEVTGTLTKNHTADEWEKVYLVAAIVHFTGVLFYGIFASGEKQPWAEPPNLPIQDGFVTDNGVGGPGLKSYGALTESGQTMMPTSVTNGGYGLSSSVYPTTKESFVQPLPYRRNSSSEDSTIDGEERDS, from the exons ATTAACACAGAAGAAAGAGGACAAATCATCTCTCATCGCTGACGAGGCCAACGGTCCCTTCGAATTCACGTCAGACGGCAACGTCGTCAACGCCGGCGACAGCGGCGAAAATGGAACGTCGCGTCAATCATTCCAATTCCATCACAACACCTACGGGTACGGGTCCCGCCGACGCTGCCCCGGCAACTGTGACTGCTGTCCCACTTGCTGCACGTGGATACCGAAGCGTTATGTAGTGGCAATCATGAGCTGTATTGGCTTCCTCATATCGTTTGGAATCAGATGCAATCTGGGCGTGGCGATTGTCGATATGGTGAATAATGAGACGGTTCATTTCGGTGGAGTCGCAcagatacat GAGCCTGAATTCAGTTGGAGCGTCAAAACGATAGGTGCCATGCATGGTTCGTTTTTCTGGGGTTACATCATAACTCAGGTACCCGGTGGATTCCTCGCAGCGCGGTTTCCCGCAAACAG aatatttgccACAGCTATCTGCATTTCGTCCATTTTAAATCTTTTCATTCCTCTGGCATGTCACGTGAGCCCTATGATGGTGATCGCAATCAGGATGCTGCAGGGTTTCGTTGAG GGAGTTGAATATCCAGCTTGCCACGGTATGTGGAGTAAATGGGCGCCCCCTCTAGAAAGGAGCAAACTCGCTACTATTGCCTTTTCAG GGTCGTATGCCGGAGCAGTGATAGGAATGCCTATTGCTGGTATCTTGACAGACTACGCAGGCTGGCCAGCCGTATTCTATGTATTCG GGGCCATGGGAATCATTTGGTATGTATTTTTCATGTGGATTGTCCACGAAACACCGGCTAAACACCCAACCATTAGCAAAGAGGAGAGGAATTATATCGAAGAGAGCATCGGAGAGGGGCGGGGGCTAGTCGCTCAACGGATTACG GTGAGGAACGTTCCGTGGAAGAAATTCTTCACTTCAATGCCAGTATATGCCATCATCGTAGCTAACTTCTGTCGTAGTTGGACCTTTTATCTTCTGTTAACGAGCCAGCCTTCGTACTTCGAACAAGTTTTTGATTACGCAATATCTAAG GTTGGATTCATCTCGGCCTTACCTCATCTCGTCATGGCGATCATCGTTCCCTTTGGTGGACAACTCGCTGATTTCCTTCGAAGAAGACAATATATGTCGACAACCATGGTTAGAAAAGTCTTTAATTGTGGAG GTTTTGGTGGGGAGGCGATATTTTTGCTAGTGACTGCATATTCAAGAGGGCGTATGCTTGCAATTATATCACTCTGCTTAGCTGTAGGATCCAGTGGGTTTGCTATATCAG gtttcAATGTTAATCATCTAGATATTGCTCCCCGATATGCTAGTATCTTAATGGGAATCTCAAACGCTGTAGGAACGCTATCAGGTATCATATGCCCTGAGGTTACGGGCACCCTCACCAAAAACCAT actGCAGACGAATGGGAGAAGGTTTATTTGGTAGCAGCAATCGTCCATTTTACAGGTGTTCTCTTCTACGGCATATTCGCTTCAGGAGAAAAACAGCCGTGGGCAGAACCTCCAAACCTCCCGATACAG GACGGTTTCGTAACCGACAATGGTGTCGGCGGACCCGGTTTGAAGAGTTATGGCGCCCTCACCGAATCCGGTCAGACAATGATGCCGACGAGTGTTACAAACGGCGGTTATGGGCTATCAAGTTCAGTCTACCCCACCACGAAAGAATCCTTCGTCCAACCGTTACCCTACCGCAGGAATAGCAGCAGTGAAGACAGCACGATAGATGGGGAGGAACGCGATTCATAG